From Staphylothermus hellenicus DSM 12710, a single genomic window includes:
- the cdd gene encoding cytidine deaminase, whose protein sequence is MVENLNIDFLIEKAKSVLKNSYAPYSGIHVAAAILTRNGNVFLGVNVENASYGLTICAERSAISAMITAGEREPVAVAIVTDLDKPIPPCGACRQVIAEFNPETTIIMHSVKTGKTIIRNLKELFPNPFSLERK, encoded by the coding sequence ATGGTGGAAAACCTCAACATAGATTTCTTAATTGAGAAAGCTAAGAGCGTCTTAAAGAATAGTTATGCACCATATAGTGGCATACACGTAGCAGCAGCTATTCTAACTAGAAACGGTAATGTTTTCTTAGGAGTTAATGTTGAAAATGCTAGTTATGGTTTAACAATATGTGCAGAGAGATCAGCTATATCAGCAATGATAACTGCTGGCGAACGGGAACCAGTAGCTGTAGCAATAGTTACCGATCTAGATAAACCTATCCCCCCTTGCGGAGCTTGCAGACAAGTTATAGCTGAGTTTAATCCTGAAACAACCATAATAATGCATAGCGTAAAAACTGGCAAGACCATTATAAGGAATCTGAAAGAATTATTTCCCAACCCATTCAGCCTAGAACGTAAATGA
- the ileS gene encoding isoleucine--tRNA ligase encodes MPIIGKLKGQYDPHKVEEWVKRFWDENQIYRLVKEKSNRSIHRFNFIDGPPYPSGEVPHIGTAWNKTLKDIVLRYKRMRGYNVFDRPGYDCHGLPIEVKIEQKLGVKVKREIEEKIGVDKFVNECKKLALNNIKSLTKWFKELGVFMDWENPYLTLRDEYIEAGWWLIKKAAEQGLLDREERVVYWCPRCSTTLAEYEVEYKVLTDPSIYVKFPVRGKEREYLLIWTTTPWTLPANTFVMAHPDITYVRVRVGEEIYILAKPRLEKVMSEAGIKEYEILEEFPGKEIEGLEYDHPLKDIVPLQEKLSKYHRVVLAPEFVTTTEGTGLVHGAPGHGMEDFAVAKRIGIDFIASPIDDEGKFTSIAGKFAGKKVREANPEIINDLKERGALLHASQITHKYPVCWRCKTPIVMRATKQWVLRVTKLKEKLIDEAKKVNWIPSWALDRMMHMLENLQDWVISRQRYWGTPLPIWECPEGHRVVIGSVEELEQLGGKRPKELHRPWIDEVELKCPICGKPMKRVPDVMDVWFDSAISFYAAKGHPEKLSLKDIILDFIVEGHDQIRGWFFSLLRAGVLGFQSKPYNTVLVHGFALDEHGREMHKSLGNYVGTDEAIERAGRDPLRFWVSQNTVWEDLRFSWRGIDEIRRDLGIAWNTFVFASTYMNLDKYDPLQHRIDDYREHLRYEDKWILSRINSVVKKVTENLEKYYIHEAARMLRKFIVEDVSHWYIRLIRPRVWVEENTPDKLAAYTVLYYVLEKWLRMMAPFTPFLAEKIYQEVFRKADPEQPISIHLLDWPSIDDEYIDEDLEKIMDVIREIYEAAAAARMKAGIKLRQPVKTLTVYTDREEIREITLKHSGLLARLINVRKVEAKPVAEIGKIVKYRVSPIYKVIGPLYRRLAKKVIKYIGENQESIARDIVGKGEHTAIIEGQEIKLTKEQVSITPSYVEGYSVEEREWGSVAIDTRLTEEEIAEGLARDLIRRIQVMRKEINLPLDAKIETYIYAPRKHVELLKPYTEYIKNETRSEKLAYIDTPEQLEKIQGYRKEWEIQGEQYIIVIKQL; translated from the coding sequence TTGCCGATCATTGGAAAACTAAAGGGACAATATGATCCACACAAAGTCGAGGAATGGGTTAAAAGATTTTGGGATGAAAACCAAATCTATAGATTAGTCAAGGAGAAATCGAATAGATCTATTCATAGATTCAACTTTATAGATGGCCCGCCTTATCCAAGCGGTGAGGTTCCCCATATTGGTACGGCTTGGAACAAGACATTGAAAGACATTGTTCTCCGCTATAAACGTATGCGGGGATACAACGTATTTGATAGGCCGGGATACGATTGCCACGGTTTACCTATAGAGGTTAAAATTGAACAAAAGCTTGGTGTTAAGGTTAAACGAGAAATTGAGGAAAAAATTGGTGTGGACAAGTTTGTTAATGAATGTAAGAAACTAGCTCTCAACAATATTAAGAGCCTGACTAAATGGTTTAAAGAACTAGGAGTGTTTATGGATTGGGAAAACCCGTATCTAACCCTTAGAGATGAATACATAGAGGCTGGATGGTGGCTTATAAAGAAGGCTGCTGAGCAAGGATTACTTGATAGAGAGGAGCGCGTTGTTTACTGGTGTCCTCGTTGCTCGACTACTCTTGCAGAATACGAGGTTGAATACAAGGTTCTAACTGATCCAAGTATTTATGTTAAATTCCCTGTTAGGGGTAAAGAGAGGGAATACTTGCTTATATGGACAACTACTCCATGGACTCTTCCAGCAAATACTTTCGTAATGGCTCATCCAGATATAACATATGTTCGTGTAAGAGTCGGCGAAGAAATATATATTCTAGCCAAGCCTAGGCTGGAAAAAGTAATGAGCGAAGCAGGAATTAAAGAATATGAGATCCTCGAAGAGTTTCCCGGTAAGGAGATTGAGGGATTAGAATATGATCATCCACTAAAAGATATTGTTCCATTACAGGAGAAGCTGAGCAAGTATCATAGAGTAGTATTGGCGCCCGAATTCGTAACAACAACTGAGGGAACAGGACTAGTTCATGGAGCGCCAGGGCATGGTATGGAGGATTTCGCAGTTGCTAAAAGGATCGGAATAGATTTTATTGCTTCACCAATAGATGATGAGGGCAAATTCACTAGTATAGCAGGCAAGTTCGCTGGTAAAAAAGTTCGGGAAGCAAATCCCGAAATAATAAATGATCTAAAGGAGAGGGGTGCTCTTCTCCATGCATCACAAATAACACACAAATACCCTGTTTGCTGGCGCTGTAAAACACCCATAGTTATGAGAGCTACTAAGCAGTGGGTGCTTAGGGTAACCAAGCTAAAAGAGAAACTAATAGATGAAGCGAAAAAAGTTAACTGGATACCTAGCTGGGCACTTGACCGAATGATGCATATGCTTGAAAATCTTCAGGACTGGGTTATAAGTAGGCAGAGATACTGGGGGACACCACTACCTATATGGGAGTGTCCCGAGGGTCATAGAGTAGTTATTGGAAGCGTAGAGGAGCTCGAGCAGCTTGGAGGAAAGAGGCCTAAGGAGCTTCATAGGCCATGGATAGACGAGGTCGAGCTAAAATGTCCAATATGTGGTAAGCCGATGAAACGTGTTCCTGATGTAATGGATGTATGGTTTGATAGTGCTATTTCATTCTATGCAGCTAAGGGTCATCCAGAAAAATTATCTCTTAAAGATATTATACTGGACTTCATAGTGGAGGGACATGATCAAATACGTGGATGGTTCTTCTCACTACTACGTGCCGGTGTCCTGGGTTTCCAGAGTAAACCATATAATACAGTCTTAGTTCATGGATTCGCGTTGGATGAGCATGGTAGAGAGATGCATAAAAGTCTTGGAAACTATGTTGGGACAGATGAGGCTATTGAAAGAGCTGGCAGGGATCCTTTAAGGTTCTGGGTCAGCCAAAACACTGTATGGGAGGATCTAAGGTTTTCTTGGAGAGGTATAGATGAGATACGTAGAGACCTAGGTATTGCTTGGAACACATTTGTATTTGCATCAACATATATGAACCTAGACAAATATGATCCTCTCCAGCACAGAATAGATGATTATAGAGAACATTTAAGATACGAGGATAAATGGATCTTGTCACGCATAAATAGTGTTGTCAAAAAAGTAACGGAAAACCTTGAGAAATACTATATACATGAAGCAGCTAGAATGCTCCGCAAATTCATAGTTGAAGATGTTAGCCACTGGTATATCCGCTTAATAAGACCTCGTGTATGGGTCGAGGAGAACACGCCTGATAAACTAGCAGCTTATACAGTTCTATACTATGTTTTAGAGAAATGGCTGAGAATGATGGCTCCCTTCACACCATTCCTTGCGGAGAAAATATACCAGGAAGTATTTAGAAAAGCTGATCCTGAACAGCCAATATCTATACATTTACTTGACTGGCCAAGCATTGATGATGAATACATTGACGAGGACTTAGAGAAAATAATGGATGTGATCAGGGAAATCTATGAAGCAGCAGCTGCTGCTAGAATGAAGGCTGGAATAAAGCTTCGCCAACCAGTAAAAACCCTCACAGTATATACGGATAGGGAAGAAATAAGAGAGATAACATTGAAGCACAGCGGATTACTTGCTAGATTAATCAATGTTAGAAAAGTTGAAGCTAAACCAGTAGCTGAGATAGGGAAGATAGTGAAATACAGGGTTTCACCTATCTATAAAGTTATTGGCCCATTATATCGTAGGCTAGCCAAGAAGGTGATTAAGTATATTGGAGAGAATCAGGAGAGTATAGCTAGAGATATTGTTGGGAAGGGAGAACACACAGCAATTATTGAAGGACAAGAAATTAAATTAACAAAAGAACAAGTATCAATCACTCCATCATATGTGGAAGGATACAGCGTTGAAGAACGTGAATGGGGAAGTGTAGCAATAGATACTAGGCTCACCGAAGAAGAAATAGCTGAAGGACTAGCAAGAGATCTTATAAGAAGAATACAAGTAATGCGTAAAGAAATAAACCTACCATTAGATGCTAAAATAGAAACATATATTTATGCACCGAGAAAACACGTTGAACTATTAAAACCATATACAGAATACATTAAAAACGAAACCAGATCAGAAAAACTAGCCTACATAGACACGCCTGAGCAACTTGAAAAAATACAAGGATACAGGAAAGAATGGGAAATACAAGGAGAACAATACATTATAGTGATAAAGCAACTATAG
- a CDS encoding ABC transporter ATP-binding protein, with translation MRREAIVAEDLKKRYMTKKRKGLLRSEKQVVEALRGISFKIYEGEVVGLLGPNGAGKTTTVKIISTLLIPDEGNAWVYGYHVVNEAKKVREKLGVMLTVEKGFYGKLTGRENLEYFGALYGLKGKELKKRVEYLLELLELEKLGAGDRLFEEYSLGMKARLNLARALLRDPPVLLLDEPTLGLDPPSARRIRELVKTLAHKQGKAILYTTHNMFEAEIVCDRIILINKGKIVAEGTPEELKTAIPKIKTINLIVRGTGSVDSIFSGINAEKVYVEPTDGLYNIKIQVYKPEEIIDILVKKLVNNGFDIVSLKIEEPTLEDVFIYFAEKGVKQ, from the coding sequence ATGCGGAGAGAAGCAATAGTTGCTGAAGACTTAAAGAAGAGATACATGACAAAGAAGAGGAAAGGATTGCTTAGAAGCGAGAAACAAGTAGTAGAAGCTCTTCGCGGTATAAGTTTTAAAATTTATGAGGGAGAAGTTGTCGGCTTACTAGGACCTAATGGTGCTGGAAAGACAACTACTGTAAAAATAATATCAACACTTCTAATACCGGATGAGGGAAATGCATGGGTATATGGATACCACGTGGTTAATGAAGCTAAAAAAGTACGTGAGAAACTAGGAGTAATGCTTACGGTTGAGAAGGGATTCTATGGAAAGCTCACGGGCCGGGAGAATCTAGAATATTTTGGAGCACTATATGGGTTAAAGGGAAAAGAGCTTAAGAAAAGAGTAGAATACCTACTGGAGCTCTTAGAACTCGAAAAACTTGGAGCTGGTGATAGATTATTTGAAGAATATAGTTTAGGTATGAAGGCAAGACTTAATCTTGCCAGAGCACTACTACGCGACCCACCTGTTCTACTCCTAGATGAACCAACTCTAGGCCTAGACCCGCCAAGTGCTAGGCGTATTAGAGAACTAGTAAAAACCCTAGCACATAAGCAGGGTAAAGCAATACTGTATACTACTCATAACATGTTTGAAGCAGAAATAGTTTGTGATCGAATAATACTGATTAATAAGGGAAAAATAGTTGCTGAAGGAACCCCTGAGGAATTAAAGACTGCGATACCTAAGATTAAAACCATTAACCTTATTGTTAGAGGAACTGGAAGCGTTGACTCGATCTTTTCAGGTATAAACGCTGAGAAAGTATATGTTGAGCCAACTGATGGATTATACAATATTAAAATACAGGTTTACAAGCCGGAGGAGATCATAGATATTCTGGTGAAGAAGCTTGTCAATAATGGTTTCGACATTGTCTCTTTAAAAATTGAAGAACCCACTCTCGAAGATGTATTCATATATTTTGCTGAGAAAGGCGTTAAACAATGA
- a CDS encoding PIN domain-containing protein, translated as MIRSEEYAEVAQIKVRGDDILKKSRIPSLRNRRLSIVDSTLIVLAKRKNAPIITGDKDLRYVAEKENVNVIW; from the coding sequence ATGATAAGATCCGAAGAATATGCAGAAGTAGCCCAGATCAAAGTTAGAGGAGATGATATTCTTAAAAAATCAAGAATACCTAGCCTAAGGAATAGGAGATTAAGCATAGTTGATTCTACATTGATAGTATTAGCTAAGAGGAAAAATGCTCCTATTATAACAGGAGATAAGGATCTTAGATATGTTGCCGAAAAAGAAAATGTTAATGTTATATGGTAA
- a CDS encoding ABC transporter permease, with the protein MFEAVKAVLKAYFTAELLRSHGLTYGLVSMALWMTLFIAPIMLFASPGESSQIISGYAFSAVLVFMSYSMATWDWAWELRWLMMNNMLEHVILSGRSIFIHYIGIIPISFTWLGFSLITVYILLSILVGPPLIIINDPFMLALGLTMLFTVLFGHAMILGGTTIAVGTSGPIMEFIGWILPIATGGLTPLSRLPYPLQVFALLTPYSYPAEILRYGLLGTPSVIDLWSECFIGIIYDAAFIIIALVYFKYQMVKLFKEGPKTVGMY; encoded by the coding sequence TTGTTCGAAGCAGTAAAGGCTGTTTTGAAAGCATATTTTACAGCCGAACTACTTAGAAGCCATGGATTAACATATGGATTAGTATCTATGGCTCTATGGATGACATTATTTATTGCACCAATCATGCTTTTTGCCTCGCCTGGCGAATCTAGTCAAATCATATCCGGCTATGCTTTCTCAGCTGTTCTAGTATTCATGTCCTATAGCATGGCTACTTGGGATTGGGCATGGGAGCTTAGATGGTTAATGATGAATAATATGTTGGAACACGTAATACTTAGTGGTAGAAGCATATTCATACACTATATAGGAATTATACCCATAAGTTTTACATGGCTTGGATTCTCATTAATAACTGTTTATATATTGTTATCGATCCTAGTCGGTCCCCCATTAATTATTATAAATGATCCATTCATGCTTGCGCTAGGATTAACAATGCTTTTCACAGTATTATTTGGCCACGCAATGATTCTTGGAGGAACCACTATTGCTGTTGGAACAAGCGGCCCTATCATGGAGTTTATTGGATGGATCCTTCCAATAGCGACCGGGGGATTAACACCGTTGTCAAGACTACCATATCCTCTACAAGTATTCGCCTTACTTACTCCCTACAGTTATCCCGCGGAAATACTAAGATATGGTTTGCTTGGGACACCGTCAGTAATTGATCTCTGGTCTGAGTGTTTTATAGGGATCATATATGATGCAGCCTTCATAATAATAGCGCTGGTATATTTCAAGTATCAAATGGTCAAGCTCTTTAAAGAGGGGCCTAAAACTGTAGGTATGTACTAG